One segment of Leptodactylus fuscus isolate aLepFus1 chromosome 7, aLepFus1.hap2, whole genome shotgun sequence DNA contains the following:
- the LOC142213646 gene encoding E3 ubiquitin-protein ligase RNF182-like, whose translation MSLEETPTADELECKICYQKFNTHSRKPKILDCLHRVCARCLSKILNIGGGAPCISCPFCRNETELQEEEVAGLPDDTNILSKLAEKTMCKSDSNEVVLTPKNLASSSPSHGSSNCLVITIMEVQRDSTRTPSQNTISDYYAEHSLDSASISSHGQIDHDLFSKLCNHVPRILVWLLGFFYFGSLPLGIYLLVIQKVTLGIVCVSLVPSSLTVCLVYGFCQCLCQGMCDCSSRS comes from the coding sequence ATGAGCTTGGAGGAAACGCCAACAGCTGATGAGCTGGAATGTAAGATATGTTACCAGAAATTCAACACTCATAGTCGTAAGCCCAAGATCTTAGACTGCCTTCACAGAGTTTGTGCTAGATGTCTGTCCAAGATCCTCAATATAGGTGGAGGTGCTCCATGTATCAGTTGCCCCTTTTGCCGCAATGAGACTGAACTTCAGGAAGAGGAGGTTGCAGGCCTCCCAGATGACACAAATATCTTATCAAAGCTGGCAGAGAAAACAATGTGCAAATCTGACAGTAATGAAGTAGTCTTAACACCCAAAAACCTGGCATCTTCAAGTCCCTCTCATGGATCTTCCAACTGCCTAGTGATCACAATTATGGAAGTACAAAGGGACTCTACGAGGACTCCAAGTCAAAATACTATCTCAGACTACTATGCGGAACACAGTCTTGACTCTGCCTCCATAAGTTCTCACGGCCAAATAGACCATGACTTATTCTCCAAACTGTGCAACCATGTCCCCCGGATACTAGTCTGGCTCCTTGGCTTTTTTTACTTTGGTTCCTTACCTCTTGGGATCTATCTGCTGGTAATTCAGAAAGTGACACTTGGGATTGTTTGTGTTAGCCTCGTACCCTCTAGTTTAACAGTATGTCTAGTCTATGGCTTCTGCCAGTGTCTGTGCCAAGGAATGTGTGACTGCTCCTCAAGAAGTTGA